The following are from one region of the Polaribacter marinaquae genome:
- a CDS encoding sterol desaturase family protein encodes MNKYIEIFKNSYSDYWNYIKQSVLFELNWENYFYGLILISLLVWGLEAVFPWRKNQSLFRKDFWLDTFYMFFNFFLLNLLVLIALSNAAAEVFNDILGVVGLSIANFQVLELNTLPFALRIFIFFIVIDFVQWCTHRLLHSYEFLWNFHKVHHSVKEMGFAAHLRYHWMEPVVYNSLKYIPLAIIGGFTAQDVAVVHFFNITIGHLNHANINWDYGWLKYILNNPKMHIWHHAKVLPEERKQGVNFGITLSIWDYLFKTNYIPYSGRDIEIGFEGDEQFPKGFVKQELYPFGKRD; translated from the coding sequence ATGAACAAGTATATAGAAATCTTTAAAAATTCGTATTCCGATTACTGGAACTACATCAAACAATCTGTTCTTTTTGAATTGAATTGGGAGAATTATTTTTACGGATTGATTTTAATTTCGCTTTTGGTTTGGGGTTTAGAAGCTGTTTTTCCTTGGCGTAAGAATCAGTCTTTGTTTCGTAAAGATTTTTGGCTAGATACCTTTTACATGTTTTTCAATTTCTTTTTGTTAAACTTATTGGTATTGATTGCCTTATCAAATGCGGCAGCCGAAGTTTTTAATGATATCTTAGGCGTTGTAGGCTTGTCTATTGCCAATTTTCAGGTATTAGAACTCAACACTTTGCCGTTTGCACTCCGTATTTTTATCTTTTTTATTGTAATTGATTTTGTGCAATGGTGCACACACAGATTATTGCATTCTTATGAGTTTTTATGGAACTTTCATAAAGTACACCACTCGGTAAAAGAAATGGGTTTTGCAGCGCATTTGCGTTACCATTGGATGGAACCCGTAGTGTACAATTCTTTAAAGTACATTCCGTTAGCCATTATTGGCGGCTTTACCGCACAAGATGTAGCAGTTGTCCATTTTTTTAATATTACCATTGGGCACTTAAACCATGCCAACATCAATTGGGATTATGGTTGGTTAAAGTATATTTTAAACAACCCGAAAATGCACATTTGGCATCATGCAAAAGTATTGCCAGAAGAACGCAAACAAGGCGTTAATTTCGGAATTACCCTTAGTATTTGGGATTATCTTTTTAAAACGAATTATATACCGTATTCTGGTAGAGACATCGAAATTGGTTTTGAGGGTGATGAGCAATTTCCGAAGGGTTTTGTAAAACAAGAGTTGTATCCTTTTGGAAAAAGGGATTAG
- a CDS encoding HU family DNA-binding protein has product MSIKFKTIERKNPQDRTLDAKYYAAVVANGSVDFETLAEMISEQSALSESDCLSLLNILEVNIIRELKQGRIVRLGKLGNFQISLSSKGFETEGEVSAEGITNTRILFRPAVKLRTMLKNLKFSRTT; this is encoded by the coding sequence ATGTCGATAAAATTTAAGACAATAGAGAGGAAAAATCCTCAAGATAGAACATTAGACGCAAAATATTACGCAGCTGTAGTTGCCAATGGTAGCGTAGATTTTGAAACGTTAGCAGAAATGATTTCTGAACAATCGGCACTGTCGGAAAGTGATTGTTTGTCGCTGTTAAACATCTTAGAGGTAAATATTATTAGAGAGTTAAAACAAGGGCGTATTGTGCGTTTGGGTAAATTAGGAAACTTTCAAATAAGTTTAAGCTCGAAAGGCTTTGAAACAGAAGGAGAAGTTTCTGCAGAAGGCATTACCAATACACGCATTCTTTTTAGACCTGCGGTAAAGTTAAGAACGATGCTTAAAAACTTAAAGTTCTCTAGAACAACCTAG
- a CDS encoding type I restriction-modification system subunit M, whose protein sequence is MSEEQKKLLEKQLWAIANLLRGKMDADDYRNYILGFIFFKYLSEKLHLYANKILAPDGLTYEQLDENSENGKIYVEAVKKACVKELGYFLKPSELFTSIAQKGNNLSEIETNDNDEAKHFFIIEDLERILTNIEQSTMGTESEDDFVKLFEDLDLTSGKLGRTVKAQNETIAKIITHLDEIDFRLEDNDSDLLGDAYEFLIGQFAASAGKKAGEFYTPQEVSTILAKIVTTRKKRLKSVYDPTCGSGSLLLRVAKEVDDVGMFYGQELNRTTYNLARMNMILHDVNYREFDIKQEDTLEEPQHMVIDLKAEAIVANPPFSAKWSAKGIFSTDDRFSQYGKLAPKTKADFAFVQHMIHHLDENGIMATVLPHGVLFRGSSEAHIRRYLIEDRNYIDAVIGLPANIFFGTGIPTCILVIKKCREVNEDVLFIDASNHFEKQGKDNKLLPEHINQIVDTYTNRTVTDKYSHRATLQEIADNDYNLNIPRYVDTFEEEEPIDINAVASDIQALDLEIAETDKRIAAYCKELNIKTPF, encoded by the coding sequence ATGTCAGAAGAACAAAAAAAACTACTCGAAAAACAATTATGGGCTATTGCCAACCTATTACGTGGCAAAATGGATGCAGACGATTACAGAAACTACATCTTAGGCTTTATATTCTTTAAATATCTTTCAGAGAAGTTACATTTATACGCTAATAAAATATTAGCACCAGATGGTTTAACCTATGAGCAGTTAGATGAAAATTCAGAAAATGGTAAAATATATGTAGAAGCTGTTAAAAAAGCCTGCGTAAAAGAGTTAGGTTACTTCTTAAAACCAAGTGAATTATTTACATCTATTGCTCAAAAAGGAAACAACCTTTCAGAAATAGAAACCAATGATAATGATGAAGCAAAGCATTTCTTTATTATTGAAGATTTAGAGCGTATTCTTACCAATATAGAGCAAAGTACAATGGGTACAGAATCAGAAGACGATTTTGTAAAACTATTTGAAGATTTAGATTTAACTTCTGGAAAGTTAGGAAGAACCGTAAAAGCACAAAATGAAACCATCGCAAAAATCATAACCCATTTAGATGAAATTGATTTTAGATTAGAAGATAATGACAGCGATTTATTAGGGGATGCTTATGAGTTTCTTATTGGTCAATTCGCTGCAAGTGCTGGAAAAAAAGCAGGTGAATTTTATACACCTCAAGAAGTATCTACCATATTAGCAAAAATTGTAACTACTCGTAAAAAGCGTTTAAAATCTGTATATGACCCAACGTGTGGTAGTGGCTCGTTGCTATTACGTGTAGCTAAAGAAGTAGATGATGTCGGTATGTTTTACGGTCAAGAATTAAATCGTACAACGTACAACTTAGCACGTATGAATATGATATTACACGATGTAAATTATCGTGAGTTTGATATTAAACAAGAAGATACCTTAGAAGAACCACAACATATGGTTATCGACTTAAAAGCCGAAGCTATTGTGGCAAACCCACCATTTTCTGCAAAGTGGTCTGCAAAAGGAATATTTAGTACAGACGATAGATTTAGTCAATACGGTAAATTAGCACCCAAAACAAAAGCAGATTTTGCATTTGTACAGCATATGATTCATCATTTAGATGAAAATGGTATAATGGCAACCGTATTACCTCACGGTGTATTATTTAGAGGGAGTTCAGAAGCTCATATTAGACGTTATTTAATTGAAGATAGAAATTATATAGATGCTGTAATTGGTTTACCTGCAAACATCTTTTTTGGTACAGGTATTCCAACGTGTATTTTAGTAATAAAAAAATGTAGAGAGGTAAACGAAGATGTATTGTTTATTGATGCTTCCAATCATTTTGAAAAACAAGGAAAAGACAATAAGCTACTACCAGAGCATATCAACCAAATTGTAGATACTTATACTAATAGAACGGTAACAGATAAATACAGCCACAGAGCAACATTACAAGAAATTGCAGATAACGATTACAACCTAAACATACCGCGTTATGTAGATACCTTTGAAGAAGAAGAACCTATTGATATTAATGCAGTAGCCAGCGACATACAAGCGTTAGATTTAGAAATTGCTGAAACAGATAAGCGCATTGCTGCCTATTGTAAAGAGTTAAATATTAAAACACCCTTTTAA
- a CDS encoding restriction endonuclease subunit S: MEKKLEPSLRFKDFNDVYKNYVLNDVLDLLTDFESNGSFASVKENVNIYEEKNYAWYVRATDLENNSSLDKVKYVDEHSYKFLKKTPLFGDELLITKRGEIGKVYFFKSEKDVKATVAPNMYLLKLNMLVDSKYVYYSFINNDGNKKLKRINASTTIGALYKDDVKSIKVRFPKIEEQQKIASFLTDVDDRITKLTKKKELLEHYKKGVMQKIFNQKLRFKDDEGNEFPEWEVKMLGDVFTFKQGFQFGVEEQSETYFKGSVEFIRIINVTSDKNDKRYVLDPGKEHHINKEDLFMVRYGDAGRVANGFTGIIANNMFRLLPNFDINKLFFFYNLGRLYNKIHSLSGSSTMPAISFSTINKLKIIVPSLEEQTKIANFLSDIDIKIEVLNTKIENSKTFKKGLLQQMFV, translated from the coding sequence ATGGAAAAAAAATTAGAGCCAAGTTTGCGATTTAAAGACTTTAATGATGTTTATAAAAATTATGTTCTTAATGATGTTTTAGATTTATTGACTGATTTTGAATCAAATGGAAGTTTTGCGTCTGTAAAAGAAAATGTAAATATCTATGAGGAAAAGAATTATGCGTGGTATGTAAGGGCAACAGATTTAGAGAATAATTCAAGTTTAGATAAAGTAAAATATGTAGATGAGCACAGTTATAAGTTTTTAAAAAAAACGCCTTTATTTGGTGATGAGTTATTAATAACTAAAAGAGGTGAAATAGGTAAAGTATATTTTTTTAAATCTGAAAAGGATGTTAAGGCTACTGTAGCACCAAATATGTATCTTCTAAAACTGAATATGTTAGTTGATTCTAAATACGTTTATTATTCATTTATAAATAACGATGGTAATAAAAAATTAAAAAGAATTAATGCATCTACTACAATAGGTGCATTGTATAAAGATGATGTTAAGTCAATTAAGGTAAGATTTCCAAAAATCGAAGAACAACAAAAAATAGCATCATTCCTTACAGATGTAGATGATAGAATTACCAAACTCACCAAAAAGAAAGAACTTTTAGAACATTACAAAAAAGGTGTAATGCAAAAAATCTTTAATCAAAAATTAAGATTTAAAGATGATGAGGGTAATGAGTTTCCTGAATGGGAAGTAAAGATGTTGGGAGATGTTTTTACATTTAAACAAGGTTTTCAATTTGGAGTTGAAGAACAATCTGAAACTTACTTTAAAGGTTCTGTTGAATTTATAAGAATTATAAATGTTACATCAGATAAAAATGATAAGAGATATGTTTTAGACCCTGGCAAAGAACATCATATAAATAAGGAAGATTTGTTTATGGTACGTTATGGAGATGCAGGTAGAGTTGCAAATGGTTTTACAGGAATAATTGCAAATAATATGTTTAGACTTCTACCAAATTTTGATATTAATAAATTGTTTTTCTTTTATAATTTAGGCAGACTTTATAACAAAATACATTCATTATCTGGTTCGTCGACAATGCCAGCAATTAGTTTTAGTACAATTAATAAATTAAAAATTATTGTACCATCTCTTGAAGAACAAACCAAAATAGCCAATTTCTTATCAGATATAGATATTAAGATAGAGGTTTTAAACACCAAAATAGAAAACAGTAAAACCTTTAAAAAAGGGTTGTTGCAGCAAATGTTTGTGTAG
- a CDS encoding GIY-YIG nuclease family protein translates to MKPGFVYILTNKNNTTLYVGVTANLVERIQQHKDKINPKSFTARYNLNKLVYYEAFQMIGDAIAREKQLKAGNRAKKIDLIETENPNWNDLVQKAIDCFVPRNDM, encoded by the coding sequence ATGAAACCAGGATTTGTTTACATACTAACCAATAAAAACAATACCACCTTATACGTTGGCGTTACTGCTAATTTAGTAGAGCGCATACAACAACATAAGGATAAAATAAACCCTAAATCGTTTACAGCACGTTACAATTTAAATAAGTTGGTGTATTATGAAGCTTTTCAAATGATAGGTGATGCTATTGCAAGAGAAAAACAATTAAAAGCAGGAAATAGAGCAAAAAAAATAGATTTAATAGAAACAGAGAATCCTAATTGGAACGATTTAGTACAAAAGGCTATAGATTGCTTCGTGCCTCGCAATGACATGTAA